A region from the Vicia villosa cultivar HV-30 ecotype Madison, WI linkage group LG3, Vvil1.0, whole genome shotgun sequence genome encodes:
- the LOC131593379 gene encoding crossover junction endonuclease MUS81 isoform X1 translates to MENRTRVRCPENEELASFMWNKWRDMASQPKGLSENMEMTLSKAHFNVCNSKSPIRTVKDFSLIKGVGKMILRLMQGYFGTGSACTEPVTGSGGTEPADLTKKGNKTKGTRRYMPQRNSVAYALLITLYRGTSNGNEFMRKQELIDAAEASGLSRAPIAPEKGKGKPGHFGSSPQEWYSGWSCMKTLVSKGLVVKSSCPAKYMLTQEGKEAACDCLKRSGMAESLDKSASVEISIQMDKQNSLDMEVNAYDLEAEVTSPLNQQKKPINVPFDSLERFTNMGYSKEQVINAFEAESSSHPNKDVSSLWPAVLCHLREEQVYGSQPESQIMTSASNVVNGPRVSVRKENRTASSSSGGHVANLRSPDIPTFPMRACSSADHTTQNPNKDELESKMNILSMPPLSLGERFEDAYEVVLILDDREQFATQGSRSRKIIDNIRSNFKIKIEVRRLPVGDGIWIARHKNLGSEYVLDFIVERKKIDDLRSSIRDNRYKDQKLRLVRCGLRKLIYLVEGDPNSSEAAESIKTACFTTEVLEGFDVQRTTSLGDTLRKYGHLTQAIYQYYKSGFFEDNNNRSAICPPFDEFIRRCQDLEKMTVSDVFAIQLMQVPQVTEEIALATLDLYPTLLSLARAYSLLDGDSREQEQMLQRQSNNVINATASRNIFQLVWGS, encoded by the exons ATGGAGAACCGGACGCGGGTTCGGTGTCCGGAGAATGAAGAACTGGCGTCGTTCATGTGGAACAAGTGGAGAGACATGGCTTCGCAACCCAAAGGTCTTTCTGAGAACATGGAAATGACACTTTCTAAAGCTCATTTCAATGTCTGTAACTCTAAAAGCCCTATTCGAACGGTTAAAGATTTTTCTCTTATTAA GGGTGTGGGGAAAATGATATTGAGGCTGATGCAGGGTTATTTTGGAACCGGTTCTGCATGTACTGAACCTGTAACCGGTTCTGGAGGTACTGAACCAGCTGACTTGACCAAAAAGG gaaataaaactaaaggaaccAGGCGCTATATGCCTCAAAGGAACTCTGTGGCGTATGCATTATTGATAACCCTTTACAG GGGAACTTCAAATGGGAATGAATTTATGCGTAAGCAGGAGCTTATTGATGCTGCTGAAGCCAGTGGGTTATCTCGAGCACCAATTGC ACCAGAAAAAGGGAAAGGAAAACCCGGACATTTTGGAAGTTCTCCGCAGGAATGGTACAGTGGATGGAGCTGCATGAAGACATTGGTTTCTAAAGGATTAGTTGTAAAATCAAGTTGCCCAGCAAA GTACATGCTAACTCAAGAAGGTAAGGAAGCCGCATGCGACTGTCTTAAAAGATCTGGAATGGCGGAATCTTTGGACAAGTCGGCTTCTGTTGAAATTTCTATTCAAATGGATAAACAAAACTCATTAGATATGGAAGTCAATGCTTATGATCTGGAAGCAGAAGTGACATCGCCATTGAACCAGCAAAAGAAACCAATTAATGTTCCTTTTGATTCCCTTGAGAGG TTTACAAATATGGGTTACTCCAAGGAGCAAGTTATTAATGCTTTTGAGGCCGAATCCAGTAGCCATCCAAATAAAGATGTCTCATCTCTGTGGCCAGCTGTTTTATGTCATCTTCGAGAGGAGCAAGTCTATGGTTCACAGCCAGAGTCTCAAATAATGACCAGTGCTAGTAATGTTGTAAATG GTCCTAGAGTCTCCGTTAGAAAAGAGAATAGAACTGCAAGTTCATCCTCTGGTGGGCATGTGGCAAACTTACGTTCTCCTGATATTCCAACTTTTCCCATGAGAGCTTGCTCATCCGCT GATCATACTACGCAAAACCCAAACAAGGATGAGCTTGAATCAAAGATGAACATTTTAAGTATGCCACCATTGAGCTTGGGGGAGAGATTTGAGGATGCTTATGAAGTAGTTTTAATATTGGATGATCGGGAGCAGTTCGCTACACAGGG ATCGCGATCTAGAAAAATTATTGATAATATTCGCAGcaacttcaaaatcaaaatagag GTTCGGCGATTGCCCGTTGGAGATGGAATTTGGATAGCACGCCACAAAAATCTTGGCAGTGAATATGTGTTGGATTTTATTGTTGAGAGGAAGAAAATTGATGATTTACGCAGTTCAATTAGGGATAACCGCTACAAGGATCAGAAGCTAAGACTCGTG AGGTGTGGGCTGAGGAAGCTGATATATCTTGTTGAAGGTGATCCAAATTCTTCTGAAGCTGCCGAAAGTATAAAAACAGC CTGCTTTACAACAGAGGTTCTGGAGGGATTCGATGTACAAAGAACAACCAGCTTAGGTGATACCCTAAGGAAGTATGGTCATCTTACCCAAGCAATTTATCAATATTACAAGTCAGGATTTTTTGAAGACAATAATAACCGCTCTGCGATATGTCCTCCTTTTGATGAATTTATCAGAAGGTGTCAAGATCTCGAAAAAATGACAGTTAGTGATGTATTTGCGATCCAGCTTATGCAG GTTCCACAGGTTACTGAGGAGATTGCCTTGGCCACGTTGGATTTGTATCCTACACTTCTGTCTCTTGCCCGCGCCTACTCACTACTT GATGGCGATTCTCGCGAGCAAGAGCAGATGCTTCAAAGACAAAGCAATAATGTGATCAATGCAACTGCTAGTAGGAACATTTTCCAACTTGTTTGGGGTAGCTGA
- the LOC131593379 gene encoding crossover junction endonuclease MUS81 isoform X2, giving the protein MENRTRVRCPENEELASFMWNKWRDMASQPKGLSENMEMTLSKAHFNVCNSKSPIRTVKDFSLIKGVGKMILRLMQGYFGTGSACTEPVTGSGGTEPADLTKKGNKTKGTRRYMPQRNSVAYALLITLYRGTSNGNEFMRKQELIDAAEASGLSRAPIAPEKGKGKPGHFGSSPQEWYSGWSCMKTLVSKGLVVKSSCPAKYMLTQEGKEAACDCLKRSGMAESLDKSASVEISIQMDKQNSLDMEVNAYDLEAEVTSPLNQQKKPINVPFDSLERFTNMGYSKEQVINAFEAESSSHPNKDVSSLWPAVLCHLREEQVYGSQPESQIMTSASNVVNGPRVSVRKENRTASSSSGGHVANLRSPDIPTFPMRACSSADHTTQNPNKDELESKMNILSMPPLSLGERFEDAYEVVLILDDREQFATQGSRSRKIIDNIRSNFKIKIEVRRLPVGDGIWIARHKNLGSEYVLDFIVERKKIDDLRSSIRDNRYKDQKLRLVRCGLRKLIYLVEGDPNSSEAAESIKTACFTTEVLEGFDVQRTTSLGDTLRKRCQDLEKMTVSDVFAIQLMQVPQVTEEIALATLDLYPTLLSLARAYSLLDGDSREQEQMLQRQSNNVINATASRNIFQLVWGS; this is encoded by the exons ATGGAGAACCGGACGCGGGTTCGGTGTCCGGAGAATGAAGAACTGGCGTCGTTCATGTGGAACAAGTGGAGAGACATGGCTTCGCAACCCAAAGGTCTTTCTGAGAACATGGAAATGACACTTTCTAAAGCTCATTTCAATGTCTGTAACTCTAAAAGCCCTATTCGAACGGTTAAAGATTTTTCTCTTATTAA GGGTGTGGGGAAAATGATATTGAGGCTGATGCAGGGTTATTTTGGAACCGGTTCTGCATGTACTGAACCTGTAACCGGTTCTGGAGGTACTGAACCAGCTGACTTGACCAAAAAGG gaaataaaactaaaggaaccAGGCGCTATATGCCTCAAAGGAACTCTGTGGCGTATGCATTATTGATAACCCTTTACAG GGGAACTTCAAATGGGAATGAATTTATGCGTAAGCAGGAGCTTATTGATGCTGCTGAAGCCAGTGGGTTATCTCGAGCACCAATTGC ACCAGAAAAAGGGAAAGGAAAACCCGGACATTTTGGAAGTTCTCCGCAGGAATGGTACAGTGGATGGAGCTGCATGAAGACATTGGTTTCTAAAGGATTAGTTGTAAAATCAAGTTGCCCAGCAAA GTACATGCTAACTCAAGAAGGTAAGGAAGCCGCATGCGACTGTCTTAAAAGATCTGGAATGGCGGAATCTTTGGACAAGTCGGCTTCTGTTGAAATTTCTATTCAAATGGATAAACAAAACTCATTAGATATGGAAGTCAATGCTTATGATCTGGAAGCAGAAGTGACATCGCCATTGAACCAGCAAAAGAAACCAATTAATGTTCCTTTTGATTCCCTTGAGAGG TTTACAAATATGGGTTACTCCAAGGAGCAAGTTATTAATGCTTTTGAGGCCGAATCCAGTAGCCATCCAAATAAAGATGTCTCATCTCTGTGGCCAGCTGTTTTATGTCATCTTCGAGAGGAGCAAGTCTATGGTTCACAGCCAGAGTCTCAAATAATGACCAGTGCTAGTAATGTTGTAAATG GTCCTAGAGTCTCCGTTAGAAAAGAGAATAGAACTGCAAGTTCATCCTCTGGTGGGCATGTGGCAAACTTACGTTCTCCTGATATTCCAACTTTTCCCATGAGAGCTTGCTCATCCGCT GATCATACTACGCAAAACCCAAACAAGGATGAGCTTGAATCAAAGATGAACATTTTAAGTATGCCACCATTGAGCTTGGGGGAGAGATTTGAGGATGCTTATGAAGTAGTTTTAATATTGGATGATCGGGAGCAGTTCGCTACACAGGG ATCGCGATCTAGAAAAATTATTGATAATATTCGCAGcaacttcaaaatcaaaatagag GTTCGGCGATTGCCCGTTGGAGATGGAATTTGGATAGCACGCCACAAAAATCTTGGCAGTGAATATGTGTTGGATTTTATTGTTGAGAGGAAGAAAATTGATGATTTACGCAGTTCAATTAGGGATAACCGCTACAAGGATCAGAAGCTAAGACTCGTG AGGTGTGGGCTGAGGAAGCTGATATATCTTGTTGAAGGTGATCCAAATTCTTCTGAAGCTGCCGAAAGTATAAAAACAGC CTGCTTTACAACAGAGGTTCTGGAGGGATTCGATGTACAAAGAACAACCAGCTTAGGTGATACCCTAAGGAA AAGGTGTCAAGATCTCGAAAAAATGACAGTTAGTGATGTATTTGCGATCCAGCTTATGCAG GTTCCACAGGTTACTGAGGAGATTGCCTTGGCCACGTTGGATTTGTATCCTACACTTCTGTCTCTTGCCCGCGCCTACTCACTACTT GATGGCGATTCTCGCGAGCAAGAGCAGATGCTTCAAAGACAAAGCAATAATGTGATCAATGCAACTGCTAGTAGGAACATTTTCCAACTTGTTTGGGGTAGCTGA
- the LOC131593379 gene encoding crossover junction endonuclease MUS81 isoform X3 translates to MPQRNSVAYALLITLYRGTSNGNEFMRKQELIDAAEASGLSRAPIAPEKGKGKPGHFGSSPQEWYSGWSCMKTLVSKGLVVKSSCPAKYMLTQEGKEAACDCLKRSGMAESLDKSASVEISIQMDKQNSLDMEVNAYDLEAEVTSPLNQQKKPINVPFDSLERFTNMGYSKEQVINAFEAESSSHPNKDVSSLWPAVLCHLREEQVYGSQPESQIMTSASNVVNGPRVSVRKENRTASSSSGGHVANLRSPDIPTFPMRACSSADHTTQNPNKDELESKMNILSMPPLSLGERFEDAYEVVLILDDREQFATQGSRSRKIIDNIRSNFKIKIEVRRLPVGDGIWIARHKNLGSEYVLDFIVERKKIDDLRSSIRDNRYKDQKLRLVRCGLRKLIYLVEGDPNSSEAAESIKTACFTTEVLEGFDVQRTTSLGDTLRKYGHLTQAIYQYYKSGFFEDNNNRSAICPPFDEFIRRCQDLEKMTVSDVFAIQLMQVPQVTEEIALATLDLYPTLLSLARAYSLLDGDSREQEQMLQRQSNNVINATASRNIFQLVWGS, encoded by the exons ATGCCTCAAAGGAACTCTGTGGCGTATGCATTATTGATAACCCTTTACAG GGGAACTTCAAATGGGAATGAATTTATGCGTAAGCAGGAGCTTATTGATGCTGCTGAAGCCAGTGGGTTATCTCGAGCACCAATTGC ACCAGAAAAAGGGAAAGGAAAACCCGGACATTTTGGAAGTTCTCCGCAGGAATGGTACAGTGGATGGAGCTGCATGAAGACATTGGTTTCTAAAGGATTAGTTGTAAAATCAAGTTGCCCAGCAAA GTACATGCTAACTCAAGAAGGTAAGGAAGCCGCATGCGACTGTCTTAAAAGATCTGGAATGGCGGAATCTTTGGACAAGTCGGCTTCTGTTGAAATTTCTATTCAAATGGATAAACAAAACTCATTAGATATGGAAGTCAATGCTTATGATCTGGAAGCAGAAGTGACATCGCCATTGAACCAGCAAAAGAAACCAATTAATGTTCCTTTTGATTCCCTTGAGAGG TTTACAAATATGGGTTACTCCAAGGAGCAAGTTATTAATGCTTTTGAGGCCGAATCCAGTAGCCATCCAAATAAAGATGTCTCATCTCTGTGGCCAGCTGTTTTATGTCATCTTCGAGAGGAGCAAGTCTATGGTTCACAGCCAGAGTCTCAAATAATGACCAGTGCTAGTAATGTTGTAAATG GTCCTAGAGTCTCCGTTAGAAAAGAGAATAGAACTGCAAGTTCATCCTCTGGTGGGCATGTGGCAAACTTACGTTCTCCTGATATTCCAACTTTTCCCATGAGAGCTTGCTCATCCGCT GATCATACTACGCAAAACCCAAACAAGGATGAGCTTGAATCAAAGATGAACATTTTAAGTATGCCACCATTGAGCTTGGGGGAGAGATTTGAGGATGCTTATGAAGTAGTTTTAATATTGGATGATCGGGAGCAGTTCGCTACACAGGG ATCGCGATCTAGAAAAATTATTGATAATATTCGCAGcaacttcaaaatcaaaatagag GTTCGGCGATTGCCCGTTGGAGATGGAATTTGGATAGCACGCCACAAAAATCTTGGCAGTGAATATGTGTTGGATTTTATTGTTGAGAGGAAGAAAATTGATGATTTACGCAGTTCAATTAGGGATAACCGCTACAAGGATCAGAAGCTAAGACTCGTG AGGTGTGGGCTGAGGAAGCTGATATATCTTGTTGAAGGTGATCCAAATTCTTCTGAAGCTGCCGAAAGTATAAAAACAGC CTGCTTTACAACAGAGGTTCTGGAGGGATTCGATGTACAAAGAACAACCAGCTTAGGTGATACCCTAAGGAAGTATGGTCATCTTACCCAAGCAATTTATCAATATTACAAGTCAGGATTTTTTGAAGACAATAATAACCGCTCTGCGATATGTCCTCCTTTTGATGAATTTATCAGAAGGTGTCAAGATCTCGAAAAAATGACAGTTAGTGATGTATTTGCGATCCAGCTTATGCAG GTTCCACAGGTTACTGAGGAGATTGCCTTGGCCACGTTGGATTTGTATCCTACACTTCTGTCTCTTGCCCGCGCCTACTCACTACTT GATGGCGATTCTCGCGAGCAAGAGCAGATGCTTCAAAGACAAAGCAATAATGTGATCAATGCAACTGCTAGTAGGAACATTTTCCAACTTGTTTGGGGTAGCTGA
- the LOC131659799 gene encoding GRAS family protein TF80, which yields MDSGSPYQWLRELRRDSQSSNPVSLLIECAKCVASGSIKHADIGLEYISQVSSPDGNAVQRMVTYFSKALGYKIVKQLPGVYKALNSSKTSLSSDDIHAQKYFYELCPFLKFSYLITNQAIVEKMEFEKVVHIIDLHCSEPAQWINLIQTLKKRQGGPPHLKITGIHENKEVLDQMSFHLTTEAGNLDFPLQFNPIVSRLEDVDFENLPVKTGEAVAITSALQLHSLLAIDDEMVGKISPAGPSSINMQRAVQMGQRTFADWLERDMINAYILSPDSALSPLFLGASPKMGIFLNAMRKLQPKLLVITEQESNLNGCNLMERIDRALYFYSSLFDCLDSTVTRTSVERQKLESMLLGEQIKNIITCEGADRKERHEKVEKWIRRLEMAGFAKVPLSNNGRIEATNLLQRYSHKYKFKEENDCLLVCWSDRPLFSVSAWSFRR from the exons ATGGATTCAG GTTCGCCGTATCAGTGGCTGAGAGAACTAAGGCGTGACTCTCAGAGCTCGAATCCGGTAAGTCTTCTTATTGAGTGTGCTAAATGTGTTGCGTCGGGAAGCATAAAACATGCCGATATAGGACTTGAGTATATTTCTCAGGTATCCTCTCCTGATGGTAATGCTGTGCAAAGAATGGTAACTTATTTTAGTAAAGCACTTGGATACAAGATAGTCAAACAATTACCGGGTGTCTACAAAGCGCTGAATTCCTCGAAAACTTCTTTGTCTTCGGACGATATCCATGCTCAGAAATACTTCTACGAACTGTGTCCCTTTTTGAAGTTTTCTTACCTGATCACAAATCAAGCGATTGTTGAAAAAATGGAATTCGAAAAAGTGGTTCATATAATTGATCTTCATTGTTCCGAGCCAGCGCAATGGATAAATCTTATTCAAACTTTGAAGAAACGTCAAGGAGGTCCGCCTCATCTGAAAATTACAGGAATTCATGAAAACAAAGAGGTACTTGACCAAATGAGTTTTCATTTAACAACTGAAGCAGGAAATTTGGATTTTCCTTTACAGTTTAATCCAATAGTTAGCAGACTCGAAGATGTTGATTTCGAAAACTTGCCTGTCAAGACAGGAGAGGCTGTTGCGATTACTTCTGCTCTTCAGCTGCATTCTCTCCTCGCAATCGATGATGAAATGGTTGGGAAGATCTCGCCAGCAGGACCATCGTCTATCAATATGCAGAGAGCAGTACAGATGGGTCAGAGAACTTTCGCAGATTGGCTCGAACGAGATATGATCAATGCATATATCTTGAGTCCCGATTCAGCTTTATCGCCTCTCTTTTTAGGTGCTTCGCCTAAAATGGGAATTTTTCTTAACGCTATGCGAAAACTACAACCGAAACTTCTAGTGATTACCGAACAGGAATCGAATCTAAACGGATGTAATTTAATGGAGAGAATCGACCGAGCACTGTATTTTTACAGTTCACTTTTCGACTGCTTGGACTCGACTGTTACGAGAACATCAGTCGAGAGACAGAAACTCGAGAGCATGCTTCTCGGAGAGCAAATAAAGAACATCATTACTTGTGAAGGAGCTGATAGAAAGGAGAGGCACGAAAAGGTTGAGAAATGGATTAGAAGGCTAGAAATGGCCGGATTTGCAAAGGTACCTCTGAGTAACAACGGGAGGATCGAAGCGACAAATCTATTGCAGCGATATAGTCATAAATACAAGTTTAAAGAAGAAAATGATTGTTTGCTTGTCTGTTGGAGTGATAGACCACTCTTTTCTGTATCAGCATGGAGTTTTAGGAGATAA
- the LOC131593377 gene encoding putative disease resistance RPP13-like protein 1 → MAELVATAFLESFFQGIFDRLASSNFTDYFRRGKLENLVEELESTLDSINQVLDDAEIKQYQILNVKKWLGDVKHAMYEADQLLDEIATDAPLKKMRAESQPTTSRNNYFGYVSAFINPFESRIKELLKNLKHLAEQTDVLELKSGALARNEVGVSSKPLERLPTSYLVDASRIYGRDDEKDEMVKILLSSNGSDNQTPVSSIVGLGGMGKTTFAKLVYNESRIEDHFELKAWVYVSEYFDVVGLTKAILKSFHSPADDESILNLLQQRLQLILTGKKYLLVLDDIWNGNAECWEQLLLPFNHGSSGSKIIVTTRDKDVANVLNSTEIFKLQQLEKKDCWSLFVTHAFHGKNAREYPNLESIGKKIVNKCGGLPLAVKTISQLLRKKFSEDKWMKILETDMWHLLDEDNNINPVLRLSYHNLPSNQKRCFAYCSIFPKGYQLEKGELIRFWMAEGLLKCFRTEKSEEELGNEIFGDLESISFFQQSTHYNYFDMHDLVNDLAKSVSREFCMRMDEAKVERIPERTRHIRWSLQSNYVEKLLEPICELKGLRSLLVKGYHSMLISNIVQRDMFSRLKYLRTLSFNGCGLSELADEISNLKLLRYLDLSHTRISRLPDTICSLCNLQTLLLRDCYTLTELPSNFSKLTNLRHLELPNSIEKMPKHIGSLRNLQTLTSFRVKEKNGSDLKELKKLNHLRGRIHIKGLGEVIDPTNVATNILKDKKYLEEIDMTFDGGREDVDGSIVESSVSVLEALQPNSNMKKLTIREYRGNSFPNWISGCHLPNLVSLTLESMDNLEEWLCIEGFPLLKELYIHDCPKLKRLLLPHLPSLQMLMFFDCKMLDVSIPNGDNIIELEIERCGRILVNELSSSLKRFVLRKIQYVEFSMDHLINNPNLEVLELDFKDFVECPSLNLCCYNSLGRLSITGWQSSSLPFSLHLFTNLFYLGIHDCPELESFPTGGFPSNLGDLFIVNCPKLKASREEWGFLHLKSQVCIVNCPSLEHLPEEWGSLYNLYIENCPLLEEKYKKEGGERWHTISHIPYVFIDGIQQQN, encoded by the coding sequence ATGGCAGAGCTTGTTGCTACAGCATTTCTTGAGTCTTTCTTTCAAGGGATTTTTGATAGGTTGGCTTCAAGTAATTTCACTGACTATTTCCGTAGAGGCAAACTTGAAAACTTGGTGGAGGAACTTGAGTCTACACTCGATTCTATCAACCAAGTGTTGGATGATGCAGAGATTAAACAATACCAAATCCTAAACGTCAAGAAGTGGCTTGGTGATGTTAAACATGCTATGTATGAGGCTGACCAACTCTTGGATGAGATTGCCACTGATGCACCATTGAAGAAGATGAGAGCTGAATCTCAACCTACTACCAGTAGGAACAACTATTTTGGTTATGTTTCAGCTTTTATTAATCCATTTgaatcaaggatcaaagagttgcTAAAGAATCTAAAACATCTTGCTGAGCAAACAGATGTGTTGGAATTGAAAAGTGGAGCTTTGGCTCGTAATGAAGTTGGTGTCAGTTCGAAACCTTTAGAAAGACTGCCAACTTCATATTTGGTGGATGCATCCCGCATATATGGTAGGGACGATGAGAAAGATGAAATGGTCAAAATTTTACTTTCAAGCAATGGCAGTGACAACCAAACACCTGTATCTAGTATAGTTGGTCTTGGTGGGATGGGTAAGACAACCTTTGCTAAGCTCGTGTACAATGAAAGTAGGATTGAGGATCATTTTGAACTTAAAGCATGGGTTTATGTCTCAgaatattttgatgttgttgGACTCACCAAAGCAATTCTCAAGTCATTTCATTCTCCAGCAGATGATGAATCTATTCTCAATTTACTTCAACAGAGACTCCAACTCATACTAACGGGAAAAAAATACTTGCTTGTTTTAGATGATATCTGGAATGGGAATGCAGAATGTTGGGAGCAGTTACTACTTCCTTTTAATCATGGATCTTCTGGAAGTAAGATTATTGTGACAACACGTGACAAGGACGTAGCAAATGTCCTGAATTCCACAGAGATATTTAAATTACAGCAATTGGAAAAAAAAGATTGTTGGAGTTTATTTGTGACACATGCGTTTCATGGAAAGAATGCGCGTGAATATCCAAATCTTGAATCAATTGGCAAGAAAATTGTGAACAAGTGTGGAGGTTTGCCTTTAGCAGTAAAAACAATAAGCCAACTCTTACGAAAAAAATTCTCCGAAGATAAATGGATGAAGATATTGGAGACTGATATGTGGCATTTATTAGATGAGGACAACAACATAAACCCAGTGCTAAGATTGAGTTATCATAATCTTCCTTCCAATCAGAAGCGTTGTTTTGCTTATTGTTCTATATTTCCCAAAGGTTATCAGCTTGAGAAAGGTGAATTAATCAGGTTTTGGATGGCAGAAGGTTTGCTTAAGTGTTTCAGAACAGAAAAAAGTGAAGAAGAGTTGGGTAATGAAATTTTTGGTGATCTAGAGTCAATTTCATTTTTCCAACAATCAACCCACTATAATTACTTTGACATGCATGACCTTGTCAATGATTTAGCTAAATCAGTGTCAAGAGAATTTTGTATGCGGATGGATGAAGCTAAGGTGGAACGTATCCCTGAAAGGACACGTCACATTAGATGGTCTCTTCAATCAAATTATGTTGAAAAATTACTAGAGCCAATTTGTGAGCTTAAGGGACTACGTAGTCTGTTAGTAAAAGGCTATCATTCTATGTTGATAAGCAACATTGTGCAGCGTGATATGTTTTCAAGACTAAAATATTTGCGAACGTTATCATTCAATGGTTGTGGCCTCTCAGAGCTAGCTGATGAGATAAGCAATTTAAAGCTTCTGCGTTATCTAGACCTTTCTCATACTAGAATTTCACGCTTACCTGACACCATTTGTTCGTTGTGTAATTTGCAAACACTCTTGTTGCGTGACTGTTATACATTGACTGAGCTCCCTTCAAATTTTTCCAAACTCACCAATTTACGTCATCTTGAACTTCCCAATTCTATAGAGAAGATGCCAAAGCATATAGGAAGTCTAAGAAATCTCCAGACCTTGACTTCTTTTAGAGTGAAAGAGAAGAATGGATCTGATCTTAAGGAGTTGAAGAAACTAAACCATCTTCGTGGAAGAATTCATATCAAAGGGTTGGGTGAAGTCATTGATCCTACAAATGTTGCtacaaatattttgaaagataagAAGTATTTGGAAGAAATAGATATGACATTTGATGGTGGAAGAGAAGATGTGGATGGATCAATAGTTGAAAGCAGTGTATCAGTCTTGGAGGCTCTTCAACCAAATAGTAACATGAAGAAGCTCACCATCAGAGAGTACAGAGGTAATAGCTTTCCAAATTGGATAAGTGGTTGTCATTTGCCCAACTTAGTATCTCTTACACTTGAGAGCATGGACAATTTGGAGGAATGGTTATGTATTGAAGGATTTCCTTTACTTAAAGAGCTTTATATACATGATTGTCCCAAATTGAAGAGACTACTGCTTCCACACCTTCCTTCTTTACAGATGTTGATGTTTTTTGATTGCAAAATGCTGGATGTATCAATTCCAAATGGTGATAATATCATAGAGTTAGAAATAGAGAGATGTGGTCGGATTTTGGTAAATGAGTTGTCATCCAGCTTGAAAAGGTTTGTGCTTCGTAAAATTCAGTACGTTGAGTTCTCCATGGATCATTTAATCAACAATCCCAATCTGGAAGTGTTGGAGTTGGATTTCAAGGACTTTGTAGAATGCCCCTCTTTGAATTTGTGTTGTTATAATTCTCTTGGGAGACTTTCAATAACAGGATGGCAGTCCTCCTCCTTGCCTTTTTCACTACACTTGTTCACCAATCTTTTTTATCTAGGCATCCATGACTGTCCAGAATTAGAATCTTTTCCTACGGGAGGTTTCCCTTCCAACTTGGGAGACCTTTTTATAGTTAATTGTCCTAAATTGAAAGCTTCGAGAGAAGAGTGGGGTTTTCTCCACCTCAAATCTCAAGTTTGTATTGTCAATTGCCCTAGTCTTGAGCACTTGCCAGAGGAGTGGGGTTCCCTTTATAATTTGTACATTGAAAATTGTCCATTACTTGAAGAGAAGTACAAAAAGGAGGGAGGAGAGCGTTGGCATACAATTAGTCACATCCCTTATGTGTTTATTGACGGTATTCAACAGCAGAATTGA